In a genomic window of Sphingomonas faeni:
- a CDS encoding Crp/Fnr family transcriptional regulator — translation MPFFIKSLIQNSYILRELDITKSCCILLSGLAFRSKVVGDGGRQILSVHVPGDMLDLQHAFLGVADHSIQMLTAGDVAYVPAKAVQDLAFAYPAIGRAMWLETLIEGSIFREWIANIGRRDARTRVAHLLCEIAVRLQSAGLMTGNRYELPMTQEQIGDATGLTTVHVNRTFQALHKEGLITRDKRAIEIRDWNALSAAGDFRASYLHPDNPNGFAPVFGGTFVELPIKDGMLASAT, via the coding sequence ATGCCGTTTTTTATTAAGTCCTTGATCCAGAATTCCTACATCTTGCGCGAGCTGGACATAACGAAAAGCTGCTGCATCCTACTTTCCGGTTTGGCCTTTCGAAGCAAAGTCGTTGGGGATGGCGGACGCCAGATCCTATCGGTGCATGTACCTGGAGATATGCTTGATCTCCAGCACGCTTTCCTAGGTGTGGCGGACCACAGCATCCAGATGCTGACTGCCGGGGACGTAGCGTACGTTCCAGCAAAGGCCGTCCAGGATCTAGCCTTTGCGTATCCTGCGATCGGCCGCGCCATGTGGCTCGAGACACTGATCGAAGGCTCGATCTTTCGCGAGTGGATCGCAAATATCGGGCGCCGTGACGCAAGAACGCGTGTCGCTCACCTCCTGTGCGAGATTGCCGTCCGCCTGCAATCGGCGGGACTGATGACCGGAAACCGCTACGAACTGCCAATGACGCAGGAGCAGATTGGTGACGCAACCGGACTGACTACAGTGCACGTCAACCGTACGTTTCAGGCTCTCCATAAAGAGGGACTCATAACGCGCGACAAGCGTGCAATCGAGATCAGGGACTGGAACGCACTTTCGGCAGCAGGCGATTTTAGGGCGTCCTACCTACACCCAGACAATCCAAATGGCTTTGCACCCGTTTTTGGCGGCACATTCGTTGAATTACCAATAAAAGACGGCATGTTAGCATCGGCGACTTAA
- a CDS encoding type II toxin-antitoxin system ParD family antitoxin — MVTVRKTITLTEQQNAWIAAQIDAGRYTNDSEAIRDLIRREQERSLEIDSIRQALIEGEQSGEPEPFDFAAFKRRKAAQHG, encoded by the coding sequence ATGGTAACCGTGCGTAAAACCATTACCCTGACCGAACAGCAGAATGCTTGGATCGCCGCCCAGATCGATGCTGGCAGGTACACTAATGACAGCGAGGCAATCCGCGACCTCATCCGGCGCGAGCAGGAACGCAGCCTTGAGATCGATAGCATCCGTCAGGCACTGATCGAAGGCGAACAGAGCGGGGAGCCGGAGCCGTTCGACTTTGCTGCGTTTAAGCGGCGCAAAGCCGCGCAGCATGGCTGA
- a CDS encoding DUF6894 family protein: MRYFFNLHECGQITFDEDGVDHTDIGSVRRSAIRAARDIMAAEVRAGQLCLSCHIEVFDAAGHQVLKLPFKDAIGVTGL, encoded by the coding sequence ATGCGTTACTTTTTTAATCTACACGAATGCGGCCAGATTACTTTTGACGAGGACGGCGTGGATCACACCGATATTGGGTCGGTTCGCCGTTCGGCTATTCGGGCGGCAAGGGACATCATGGCGGCCGAAGTTAGGGCTGGCCAGCTGTGTCTGAGCTGCCACATCGAGGTCTTTGACGCTGCCGGGCATCAAGTGCTTAAGCTTCCTTTCAAGGATGCGATCGGCGTGACCGGGCTGTGA
- a CDS encoding response regulator transcription factor gives MADNEHTATANNNLIKDELSHEKQRIVVAGSVCQRFAIIKAIAKNSYEIIEADAAVDLLAMLSEHEYDLVITSTDLPGHNSVELMQSIFKVGKSFAVLAQSDTDDEIDRVLALELGADDCVPMSCGSRELKARVHALLRRRSKNFTSFIKTPSKGANMVGSELSHRGWVVNRDRRQLYSPSGNVIPVSNVEYCVLVSLFANPGSIRDRSSLRDSNAGSGEPDLRSIDVSISRIRKKMARYSSQNIIETVHGVGYRLIKDRSGSE, from the coding sequence ATGGCTGATAATGAGCACACAGCGACTGCCAATAACAATCTGATAAAAGATGAGCTTAGCCATGAAAAGCAACGAATAGTTGTGGCCGGATCGGTTTGTCAGAGGTTCGCTATCATTAAAGCAATAGCGAAAAACTCGTACGAAATCATCGAAGCTGATGCTGCGGTGGATTTGCTCGCTATGCTAAGCGAACATGAATATGACCTTGTTATTACGAGCACCGACCTGCCAGGCCACAATAGCGTTGAACTAATGCAATCCATCTTCAAGGTTGGCAAATCATTTGCCGTTTTGGCCCAGTCTGACACTGATGATGAAATAGACAGGGTACTAGCGCTGGAACTGGGCGCCGACGATTGCGTACCGATGTCATGCGGGTCTCGTGAGCTAAAGGCGAGAGTTCACGCTTTACTTCGGCGTCGATCAAAGAATTTCACGAGTTTCATCAAAACACCGTCGAAAGGCGCCAATATGGTAGGTTCGGAATTGTCCCATCGCGGCTGGGTTGTAAATAGGGATAGAAGGCAGCTATACTCTCCGAGCGGTAATGTTATTCCAGTATCGAATGTTGAATATTGCGTATTGGTAAGTCTATTCGCCAATCCCGGATCAATCAGAGATAGGTCAAGTCTAAGGGATAGCAACGCTGGTTCTGGAGAACCTGACCTTCGTTCAATTGACGTTTCTATAAGCCGAATTCGTAAAAAAATGGCAAGGTATAGTAGTCAAAATATTATAGAAACTGTTCATGGAGTAGGGTATCGTTTAATAAAAGATAGGTCCGGAAGTGAATAA
- a CDS encoding metallophosphoesterase family protein, with the protein MRPIWNSAALARSRSQKATDPIQRVYAVGDIHGRYDLFRQLMNIIQQDRASRPQVATQIVLLGDIVDRGPDAARMVRGCINLTASTDRFLVLKGNHEEMMSEALKGDLYVYGHWLTFGGRETLLSWGVDRQVAEGPATMDNLAIAADTVGHEVISWMEQLPLHYQHGNHFFVHAGIRPGISLRKQHPNDLLWIKDEFLESSASHGPIIVHGHTIVEGGPVVRSNRIGIDTGAYRSGRLTALAIEGEDSWYLNTPDVLQPTDGQALLESRVAHVTSISMPPVEARA; encoded by the coding sequence ATGAGGCCAATTTGGAACTCTGCGGCGCTAGCTCGCAGCCGCAGTCAAAAGGCAACAGACCCGATCCAGCGTGTCTATGCGGTTGGGGACATTCATGGCCGGTACGACCTGTTCCGACAACTTATGAACATTATTCAGCAAGATCGTGCGTCGCGACCTCAGGTGGCCACACAAATCGTTCTGCTCGGTGACATCGTCGACCGCGGACCGGACGCCGCCCGAATGGTGCGAGGCTGCATAAACCTGACTGCGTCGACGGACCGGTTCTTGGTGCTTAAGGGCAACCACGAAGAAATGATGTCAGAGGCTTTAAAGGGAGACCTCTACGTCTACGGTCACTGGCTTACCTTCGGCGGCAGGGAAACTTTGCTAAGCTGGGGCGTAGACCGACAGGTAGCTGAAGGACCTGCGACCATGGACAATCTAGCAATCGCCGCAGATACCGTCGGGCACGAAGTTATCAGCTGGATGGAGCAGTTGCCGCTGCATTACCAGCATGGCAATCATTTCTTTGTCCATGCGGGCATCCGCCCGGGCATTTCCCTCCGCAAGCAACATCCGAACGATTTATTGTGGATAAAGGATGAGTTTCTCGAATCCAGTGCCTCGCACGGACCCATAATCGTGCACGGCCATACGATCGTCGAGGGAGGACCCGTAGTTCGCTCGAACCGCATCGGCATCGACACCGGTGCTTATCGGTCTGGTCGCCTGACAGCATTGGCCATTGAAGGAGAGGATAGCTGGTACCTCAATACGCCGGACGTACTCCAGCCCACTGACGGGCAAGCTTTACTAGAGTCTCGGGTAGCACATGTGACTTCTATAAGCATGCCCCCTGTGGAGGCTAGGGCATGA
- a CDS encoding Crp/Fnr family transcriptional regulator — protein sequence MDELLARPLIARALWMAGLVDESALRAWTVSLGKRDASERVAHLICELFVRLGTIGSARANGFDLPLTQEQMGDALGLTPVHVNRVVRHLREAGLMSIRNRTVEIADFPKLQKMASFDPGYLQTIG from the coding sequence ATGGACGAGCTTCTCGCGCGGCCACTAATTGCACGCGCCTTGTGGATGGCGGGGCTGGTGGACGAAAGTGCGTTGCGGGCTTGGACGGTCAGCCTGGGAAAACGTGATGCGTCCGAGCGCGTCGCACACCTAATATGCGAGCTTTTCGTACGGCTCGGCACCATCGGAAGCGCTCGCGCCAATGGCTTCGATCTTCCGCTCACTCAAGAGCAGATGGGCGACGCGCTTGGCCTTACCCCTGTTCACGTAAACCGTGTTGTACGCCATTTGCGAGAGGCGGGGCTGATGTCCATTAGAAACCGCACGGTTGAAATCGCGGACTTTCCCAAGCTTCAAAAAATGGCCAGCTTCGATCCGGGGTACCTTCAAACCATCGGGTAA
- a CDS encoding transposase family protein, giving the protein MCVRSIARSSCCPTCGTDSHRVHSRYQRRIADLPLAGRSVCLSAEVCRFRCAATQCGQQIFTDQVATGILAPWARCTWGLDVLVHHLGLAPGGRPAASLAKRLMLPISNDTLLRVARRRGCPVRPAPTVIGIDDWGWRRIYRYGTIICDLERRKPISLLPDCEPATAQAWLTTQPQVTVVVRGRPAWRPTD; this is encoded by the coding sequence ATTTGCGTTCGCAGCATTGCAAGATCGAGCTGTTGTCCCACGTGCGGAACTGACAGTCACCGGGTCCATAGCCGCTATCAGCGTCGTATCGCCGATCTGCCGCTTGCTGGGAGATCGGTGTGCCTGAGCGCCGAAGTTTGCCGTTTCCGATGTGCTGCGACGCAGTGTGGGCAGCAGATCTTTACTGATCAGGTCGCCACTGGGATATTGGCGCCTTGGGCGCGGTGTACGTGGGGTCTCGATGTCCTCGTACATCATCTCGGGCTCGCGCCTGGCGGCCGGCCTGCCGCGAGCCTGGCCAAGCGACTGATGCTGCCGATCAGCAACGACACTTTGCTAAGGGTGGCACGTCGGCGCGGATGCCCTGTGAGGCCAGCACCGACCGTCATAGGTATTGATGACTGGGGGTGGCGGCGGATTTATAGATACGGCACGATCATCTGCGATCTGGAGCGGCGAAAGCCGATCAGCCTGCTCCCGGACTGTGAACCGGCGACGGCTCAGGCATGGCTTACCACCCAACCGCAGGTCACAGTCGTCGTCCGCGGTCGCCCTGCATGGCGGCCGACGGACTAA
- a CDS encoding Crp/Fnr family transcriptional regulator, translated as MNNPWVMKMEQFTAFTKEERTRLDAIITSKQREFQAQEDVIADGAHSDYCHVLLTGLACRYKILPDGERQIMAFLVPGDLCDAEIFILKRMDHAVGTLTPSTTAMIHSSEMKTLLREASPISEALWWGTMTDLGVLRERILDLGRRDSSERLAHLLYEMLVRYRVSGATKTNSIDFPVTQTDLADATGMTPSHVNRVLQRFREDEMIELRSKTLTVTDPARLKSLGQFNPAYLHLDRTEANDLAVSSRVGDLIG; from the coding sequence ATGAATAATCCCTGGGTAATGAAAATGGAACAATTTACGGCCTTCACTAAAGAAGAGCGCACCCGTCTCGACGCCATCATCACGTCCAAACAGCGTGAATTTCAGGCGCAGGAAGACGTGATCGCTGACGGGGCGCATTCAGATTACTGCCATGTCCTGCTGACGGGCCTTGCATGCCGTTACAAAATTTTACCGGACGGCGAACGCCAGATTATGGCTTTCCTGGTACCCGGAGACCTTTGCGATGCCGAGATCTTTATTCTGAAAAGAATGGATCATGCCGTTGGCACACTGACCCCAAGCACGACGGCAATGATCCATTCCAGCGAGATGAAGACGCTACTGCGTGAAGCCTCACCGATATCTGAAGCGCTATGGTGGGGGACAATGACCGATCTGGGCGTCCTTCGAGAACGCATTCTCGATCTGGGTAGGCGAGACTCTAGCGAGCGCCTTGCTCACTTGCTGTACGAAATGTTGGTTCGTTACCGGGTAAGCGGGGCGACGAAGACCAACTCGATCGACTTCCCCGTTACCCAGACCGATCTTGCCGATGCCACCGGCATGACGCCTTCACACGTCAACCGCGTATTGCAGCGCTTTCGCGAGGACGAGATGATCGAGCTCCGCAGCAAAACGTTGACCGTAACCGATCCGGCACGCCTTAAATCGCTTGGGCAGTTTAACCCTGCCTACCTGCATCTGGACAGGACCGAGGCGAATGATCTGGCCGTTTCGAGCCGCGTCGGTGACCTGATTGGGTAA
- a CDS encoding hybrid sensor histidine kinase/response regulator, translating to MLSFLVDGGQMGAAIRARDWTETVLGAPAEWPTPLKTLVSVVLGSNQPMFVAWGVEQTLFYNDAYATILADKHPEALGQPFMEVWAEIEADLTPIVEQAYAGLPVHMDDITLMMQRRGYVEETHFAFSYTPVRGEAGAVEGLFCACTEITDQVLAERRRAADTQRQRRLFEQAPGFITILHGPEHVFEFTNASYRRLFGNRDSIGKTVRKAFPELADQGFYELLDSVYHTGERFVADHIPLVLDVEGGDQVERILDFIYEPIIDDAGNVTGIFVEGYDATDAHRAQAELRESEERNRRIVEGVKDHSIFTVDTENRVMDWTPGAETVFGWCADEISGHSVDILYTPEDRAAGVPTQELAAAREKGCANDERWHVRRDGSRFFANGSVRPLHDAQGTITGFIKIARDETDRRAAEATLRETEQRYRLAAKATNDAIWDWDLASNSVEWNEAVRVLFGYEENEIKPTGDWWIGNIHPDDRERVDKDIHAIIDGAGDHWASEYRFRRGDGSFADVFDRGHVFRGEDGSAVRMIGAMLDLTERKRAEKALRELNETLEARVLERTADLMTAQDALRQAQKMEAVGQLTGGLAHDFNNLLTGISGSLEMMQIRIAQGRTADVERYVGAAQGAAKRAASLTHRLLAFSRRQTLAPKPTNVNHLVSGMEDLIRRTVGPVIEVETVNAAGLWPSLIDPSQLENAILNLCINARDAMPHGGTITIETCNRWMDQRTAKERGLDPGQYISLCVSDKGTGMPPEVIARAFDPFFTTKPIGEGTGLGLSMIYGFAKQSGGSVAIYSEVDQGTMVCVYLPRHQGEAELDDVEADIEAAPRAEAGETVLVVDDEPTVRMLVAEVLTDLGYTAIEAADGTAGLKVINSDLRIDLLITDVGLPGGLNGRQVADAARVARPGLKVLFITGYAENAVLSHGHLDAGMHVLTKPFPMDVLATRIRTLIEG from the coding sequence ATGCTCAGTTTCCTCGTCGACGGTGGCCAGATGGGGGCTGCTATTCGCGCCCGCGATTGGACCGAGACTGTACTGGGAGCGCCCGCGGAATGGCCGACCCCATTGAAGACGTTGGTCAGCGTCGTTCTGGGTTCCAACCAGCCCATGTTTGTCGCTTGGGGTGTGGAGCAGACGCTGTTCTACAACGACGCATATGCGACCATCCTGGCCGACAAGCATCCTGAGGCGCTCGGCCAGCCGTTCATGGAGGTTTGGGCGGAAATCGAGGCCGACCTGACCCCGATTGTTGAGCAGGCCTATGCCGGTTTGCCTGTCCACATGGACGACATCACCTTGATGATGCAGCGGCGCGGCTACGTTGAGGAAACGCACTTCGCTTTCTCCTATACCCCGGTTCGGGGGGAAGCCGGAGCCGTGGAGGGGCTGTTCTGTGCCTGCACCGAGATTACCGATCAGGTCCTGGCGGAGCGCCGTCGTGCTGCTGATACCCAGCGGCAGCGGCGCCTGTTCGAACAGGCGCCGGGGTTCATCACCATCCTTCACGGGCCTGAACACGTGTTCGAGTTCACAAACGCGAGCTATCGCCGTCTCTTCGGAAATCGGGACTCTATCGGCAAGACAGTACGCAAGGCTTTCCCCGAGCTGGCAGACCAGGGGTTCTACGAGCTATTGGACTCCGTCTATCACACGGGCGAGCGGTTCGTTGCCGATCATATCCCCCTCGTGCTGGATGTAGAGGGCGGCGACCAGGTCGAGCGCATTCTCGACTTCATCTACGAACCGATCATCGATGATGCTGGCAACGTGACCGGCATTTTTGTCGAAGGCTATGACGCTACTGACGCACACCGTGCGCAGGCTGAGTTGCGAGAAAGTGAGGAGCGTAATCGCCGTATCGTGGAAGGGGTGAAGGATCATTCCATCTTCACCGTGGACACCGAAAATCGGGTTATGGATTGGACGCCTGGTGCCGAAACGGTCTTTGGCTGGTGTGCCGACGAGATAAGCGGTCACTCCGTTGATATTCTATACACACCCGAAGACCGCGCCGCTGGCGTTCCGACACAGGAACTGGCGGCGGCACGTGAGAAGGGCTGTGCCAATGACGAACGCTGGCATGTTCGACGTGACGGCAGCCGGTTCTTTGCCAACGGCTCGGTTCGTCCGCTGCACGACGCGCAGGGTACGATCACCGGCTTTATCAAGATTGCTCGCGACGAGACCGACCGGCGCGCGGCCGAGGCTACCCTGCGTGAGACCGAACAGCGCTACCGCCTTGCCGCAAAGGCAACAAACGATGCGATCTGGGACTGGGATCTGGCCTCGAACTCCGTGGAGTGGAACGAGGCGGTCCGTGTTCTCTTTGGCTATGAGGAAAACGAAATCAAGCCGACCGGCGATTGGTGGATCGGTAACATCCATCCCGACGATCGGGAGCGGGTCGACAAGGATATTCACGCTATCATCGATGGGGCAGGCGACCATTGGGCGTCCGAGTACCGCTTCCGACGGGGCGACGGCAGTTTTGCCGATGTTTTCGACCGGGGGCACGTCTTCCGCGGTGAGGACGGAAGCGCCGTCCGCATGATCGGCGCGATGCTGGACCTCACTGAGCGCAAGCGTGCTGAGAAAGCGCTGCGGGAGCTCAATGAGACGCTTGAAGCCCGCGTTTTAGAGCGAACGGCCGACCTCATGACGGCGCAGGATGCGCTGCGGCAGGCGCAGAAGATGGAAGCGGTTGGCCAGCTTACCGGCGGCCTCGCGCATGACTTCAACAACCTGCTGACCGGTATCTCCGGTAGCCTAGAGATGATGCAAATCCGCATCGCGCAGGGCAGGACAGCCGATGTCGAACGCTATGTCGGCGCAGCGCAGGGGGCCGCCAAACGCGCCGCATCTCTTACCCACCGGCTACTCGCCTTCTCACGCCGGCAGACGCTTGCTCCCAAGCCCACCAACGTCAACCATCTGGTCAGCGGAATGGAGGATCTAATCCGCCGTACGGTTGGGCCCGTGATCGAAGTGGAGACGGTCAATGCTGCCGGGCTATGGCCCAGCCTGATCGATCCCAGCCAGCTCGAAAACGCCATCCTAAACCTGTGCATCAACGCACGGGACGCGATGCCGCATGGTGGCACGATCACGATCGAAACCTGCAATCGTTGGATGGACCAGCGGACAGCCAAGGAACGCGGTCTGGATCCGGGGCAGTACATCTCCCTATGCGTGTCCGATAAGGGCACCGGCATGCCGCCGGAGGTAATAGCTCGCGCCTTTGACCCGTTCTTTACCACCAAGCCGATCGGCGAAGGCACCGGGCTTGGTCTGTCGATGATCTACGGCTTCGCCAAGCAGTCCGGAGGCTCGGTGGCGATCTACTCGGAGGTCGATCAGGGCACGATGGTGTGCGTCTACCTCCCCCGCCATCAGGGCGAGGCCGAATTGGACGACGTGGAGGCGGACATCGAGGCCGCACCGCGGGCCGAGGCTGGGGAGACGGTGCTGGTAGTGGATGACGAGCCAACCGTGCGCATGCTTGTCGCCGAAGTTCTGACCGATCTGGGCTATACCGCGATTGAGGCCGCAGACGGCACGGCTGGGTTGAAGGTCATCAATTCAGACCTGCGTATCGATCTGCTCATCACGGACGTGGGGCTGCCAGGCGGGCTGAACGGCCGGCAGGTGGCAGACGCTGCACGCGTCGCACGGCCCGGTCTGAAGGTTCTGTTCATCACCGGATATGCGGAGAACGCCGTGTTGAGCCACGGCCATCTCGACGCTGGGATGCACGTCCTTACCAAGCCATTCCCGATGGACGTTCTGGCAACACGTATTCGAACTCTGATCGAGGGATAG
- a CDS encoding ferritin-like domain-containing protein encodes MTETLLPTDGTLGSRIKEFPMSTPEDLKDVYTDELKDLWSANDQMLKVVKKLTTKASDAPLKDMLKSSQEGITKHTDVLKELIAGQDEKVSKEHCKGMEGLVAEATKHVLEEGPEKGPILDTIIIAQYQRMTHYGIAGFGTAAAYAKALGLKDDNKKLREATKEIYGGDEFMTKLAETAVNIDAKDEG; translated from the coding sequence GTGACCGAGACGCTTTTGCCTACAGACGGGACGCTAGGTTCCCGCATCAAGGAGTTTCCCATGTCGACACCGGAAGACCTGAAGGATGTATATACCGACGAGTTGAAGGATCTGTGGTCGGCAAACGACCAGATGCTGAAGGTAGTGAAGAAACTCACGACCAAGGCAAGCGACGCTCCGTTGAAGGATATGCTGAAATCGTCGCAGGAGGGGATCACCAAGCACACCGACGTGCTGAAGGAACTGATCGCCGGCCAGGACGAGAAGGTGTCCAAGGAGCATTGCAAGGGCATGGAAGGGCTGGTTGCCGAGGCGACCAAGCATGTTCTCGAAGAAGGACCTGAGAAGGGCCCCATACTCGATACGATCATCATCGCCCAATACCAGCGCATGACGCATTACGGGATTGCAGGTTTCGGCACTGCTGCTGCCTACGCAAAGGCGCTCGGGCTGAAGGACGACAACAAAAAGCTGCGTGAGGCGACCAAAGAGATTTACGGCGGCGACGAGTTCATGACCAAGCTTGCCGAGACGGCAGTGAACATCGACGCCAAAGACGAAGGCTAA
- a CDS encoding HWE histidine kinase domain-containing protein: MVEIAHDLTERLTALDRAHDLVRPLSAGQGAAALLGDLLSIVLAPYDDLGASRGAYGSRSNAWASARHRQLGSRTLS; encoded by the coding sequence ATCGTAGAAATAGCGCATGATCTGACCGAACGCCTGACCGCGCTGGATCGTGCGCACGATCTGGTTCGCCCCTTATCCGCAGGACAGGGCGCGGCGGCGTTGCTGGGCGATCTACTGTCGATTGTACTGGCCCCGTACGACGACCTCGGCGCTTCAAGGGGCGCATACGGGTCGCGGTCGAACGCATGGGCGTCGGCGAGGCATCGGCAACTAGGATCGCGCACATTATCATGA
- a CDS encoding cyclic nucleotide-binding domain-containing protein — protein MDAIIDKLQTLGELPAADKLLLKTVLSDVRSVAARKDILREGDRPTNVHLVVSGWCCRYNIVAEGARQITAFLLPGDVCNTRITLLRQMDHGVGTLTRLKSPILRLRKWTSFSRGH, from the coding sequence ATGGATGCCATTATCGACAAGCTACAAACCTTGGGGGAGTTGCCTGCTGCCGACAAATTACTCCTGAAAACCGTGTTGAGCGATGTTCGCTCGGTCGCTGCGCGCAAGGATATCTTACGGGAAGGCGATAGGCCTACCAACGTCCATCTGGTGGTTTCTGGATGGTGCTGCCGATACAATATCGTGGCCGAGGGCGCGCGGCAGATTACCGCTTTCCTGCTGCCAGGCGATGTTTGCAATACCCGCATCACGCTACTGCGGCAAATGGATCATGGCGTCGGTACACTGACACGGCTAAAATCGCCTATATTGCGCCTTCGGAAATGGACGAGCTTCTCGCGCGGCCACTAA
- a CDS encoding MucR family transcriptional regulator, with product MSDTTLDLNPVELATELTIAWLANPNTRTNADDVPAFLNKMYETVSVLVGGNATAAEPEAPAQEYTPAVTVRKSLASPDHIISMIDGKPYKTLRRHLATNGMTPAEYRERYGLKADYPIVAPTYSEARRTMAKSIGLGRKPGQTNAARGDAKPTPAPRKRKAEEAATE from the coding sequence ATGTCCGACACTACCCTCGACCTAAACCCTGTTGAACTTGCCACGGAATTGACAATCGCTTGGTTAGCCAACCCCAACACGCGTACCAATGCCGACGACGTTCCAGCTTTTCTCAATAAAATGTACGAAACTGTTTCGGTGCTGGTTGGCGGTAACGCGACAGCTGCTGAGCCAGAGGCGCCTGCTCAAGAATACACTCCTGCAGTGACGGTTCGTAAGTCGCTTGCCAGTCCTGATCACATCATCAGCATGATCGACGGTAAGCCGTACAAGACGCTCCGTCGTCATCTGGCCACTAACGGCATGACGCCAGCGGAGTATCGCGAGCGGTATGGCCTAAAGGCTGATTATCCCATAGTTGCTCCTACCTATTCAGAAGCACGTCGCACGATGGCCAAGAGTATTGGCCTGGGTCGTAAGCCTGGTCAGACGAATGCAGCTAGGGGGGACGCCAAGCCCACTCCGGCTCCGCGTAAGCGCAAGGCCGAAGAAGCAGCGACGGAATAA
- a CDS encoding type II toxin-antitoxin system RelE/ParE family toxin, with the protein MAEYRLSPRAQRDLDGVFDYTVAHRGLPQAMRYTDLIEAACADLAEAPQQAQGCANIRPGYRRRSAEQHVIYFRPTDYGIAVIRILHRRRDAARHL; encoded by the coding sequence ATGGCTGAATACCGGCTTAGCCCGAGAGCGCAACGTGACCTTGATGGGGTTTTTGACTATACCGTGGCGCATCGGGGCCTGCCCCAAGCGATGCGCTACACCGACCTTATCGAAGCCGCTTGCGCTGATCTGGCAGAAGCCCCGCAGCAGGCGCAGGGCTGTGCCAACATTCGACCAGGCTATCGACGGCGCAGTGCCGAGCAGCACGTCATTTATTTTCGACCGACCGATTACGGGATCGCCGTCATCCGTATCCTGCATCGACGCAGGGATGCTGCTCGTCACCTGTAG
- a CDS encoding DUF6894 family protein — protein MESSHTSAAGRCANLEAAESEAIVGAREMIASLIRYGKSVHRTHRIQITDQSGNLLHTVRFGDVIDLRP, from the coding sequence CTGGAGAGCAGTCACACCTCTGCCGCTGGTCGATGCGCGAACCTTGAGGCTGCGGAATCGGAGGCGATCGTGGGTGCGCGCGAGATGATCGCGAGCCTTATCCGTTATGGAAAATCTGTCCACCGCACCCACCGGATTCAAATCACTGATCAGAGCGGTAATCTCCTGCACACAGTCCGTTTTGGTGACGTCATTGATCTGAGACCTTAG